One Halolamina litorea genomic window carries:
- a CDS encoding isopentenyl phosphate kinase has translation MNPTILKLGGSVITDKDRAETLDGDALDAAADAIADAMENGSVSGLVVVHGGGSFGHHHASEAGVSTTEGTTDAADAIAIHGAMKTLNQFVLSRLHERGVPALPVNPLSAGARDAEGDLDMPTGQVATMLGEGFVPVLHGDVIATEGKGITVLSGDEIVTTAAEQLSAGRVGLCSTVPGVLDTDGDVIPEITAFADAAGALGGSDADADVTGGMAAKVRELLDLGAPASVFGPDDIGAFLDGDTPGTTIRGGD, from the coding sequence ATGAACCCGACGATCCTCAAACTCGGCGGCTCGGTGATCACCGACAAGGACCGCGCGGAGACCTTAGACGGCGACGCGCTCGACGCGGCGGCCGACGCTATCGCCGACGCGATGGAGAACGGCAGCGTCTCCGGGTTGGTCGTGGTCCACGGCGGCGGGAGTTTCGGCCACCACCACGCCAGCGAGGCGGGTGTGAGCACTACCGAGGGGACCACCGACGCCGCCGATGCCATCGCCATTCACGGCGCGATGAAGACGCTCAACCAGTTCGTGCTCTCCCGACTCCACGAGCGTGGCGTGCCTGCGCTCCCCGTCAACCCGCTCTCTGCGGGCGCCCGGGACGCCGAGGGGGACCTCGACATGCCGACGGGACAGGTGGCGACGATGCTCGGGGAGGGGTTCGTCCCGGTCCTCCACGGCGACGTGATCGCGACCGAGGGGAAGGGCATCACGGTCCTCTCGGGCGACGAGATCGTGACGACGGCCGCCGAACAGCTTTCGGCGGGCCGCGTGGGGCTCTGTTCGACGGTGCCGGGCGTGCTCGACACCGACGGCGACGTGATCCCCGAGATCACGGCCTTCGCCGACGCCGCCGGCGCCCTCGGCGGCAGCGACGCCGACGCCGACGTGACCGGCGGGATGGCGGCGAAGGTTCGGGAACTGCTCGACCTCGGCGCACCGGCGTCGGTGTTCGGCCCCGACGACATCGGGGCGTTCTTGGACGGCGACACGCCGGGGACGACGATCCGGGGCGGCGACTGA
- a CDS encoding cupin domain-containing protein, with the protein MGYRTVRTEDVEPTPDRPCELRRLTEAAGLEHVAVNRYSADPGETIPLRYHYHEEQEEAFYVISGAMAVETPEETFTVGADELFAADAESPHRAYCPEDAEGTVEVLAIGAPQVSGDARAYDADE; encoded by the coding sequence ATGGGCTACCGAACCGTCAGGACCGAGGACGTGGAGCCGACACCGGACCGACCCTGTGAACTCCGCCGACTGACCGAGGCCGCGGGGCTGGAACACGTCGCCGTCAACCGCTACAGCGCCGACCCCGGCGAGACCATCCCGCTCCGGTACCACTACCACGAGGAACAGGAGGAGGCGTTCTACGTCATCTCGGGGGCGATGGCGGTCGAGACGCCGGAAGAGACGTTCACCGTCGGCGCCGACGAACTGTTCGCCGCCGACGCCGAGAGCCCCCACCGGGCGTACTGCCCCGAGGACGCCGAGGGGACCGTCGAGGTGTTGGCCATCGGCGCGCCGCAGGTCAGCGGCGACGCGCGGGCGTACGACGCCGACGAGTAG
- the mvk gene encoding mevalonate kinase, protein MTTSSAPGKVYLFGEHAVVYGEPAVPCAIERRARVTAEPRDDHRVRVESDDLTLDGFTVEWGADTDDHPNVDVPSNLVAAATGYVDEALAQARDALGDPEAGFDVTIESDIPLGGGLGSSAAVVVAAIDAAVRSRGESIEPEELADRAYQAEAAVQDGEASRADTYCSAMGGAVRVEGDDTRPIGAPELPLVIGYDGGAGDTGKLVAGVRALKEEYEFAADTVETIGDLTREGERLLADAEPGGEPGDELLEELGDLMDFNHGLLSALGVSARSLDRMVWTAREAEATGAKLTGAGGGGCIVALDPSEATERALAYSPGCEESFRAELATEGVRAE, encoded by the coding sequence ATGACGACTTCGAGCGCTCCCGGGAAGGTGTACCTGTTCGGGGAGCACGCCGTGGTGTACGGCGAGCCGGCGGTCCCGTGTGCCATCGAGCGCCGGGCGCGGGTGACCGCCGAGCCGCGGGACGACCACCGCGTTCGTGTGGAGTCCGACGACCTCACCCTCGACGGCTTCACCGTCGAGTGGGGCGCCGACACCGACGACCACCCCAACGTGGACGTGCCCTCGAACCTCGTGGCTGCGGCGACGGGCTACGTCGACGAGGCACTGGCACAGGCCCGCGACGCGCTCGGCGATCCCGAGGCCGGCTTCGACGTGACTATCGAGAGCGACATCCCGCTCGGCGGGGGGCTTGGCTCCTCGGCGGCGGTCGTCGTCGCCGCCATCGACGCCGCGGTCCGCTCCCGCGGCGAGTCGATCGAACCCGAGGAGCTGGCCGACCGTGCCTACCAGGCCGAGGCAGCCGTCCAGGACGGCGAGGCCTCCCGCGCAGACACCTACTGCTCGGCGATGGGCGGCGCCGTCCGCGTCGAGGGCGACGACACCCGACCGATCGGGGCCCCCGAACTCCCGCTGGTGATCGGCTACGACGGCGGCGCCGGCGACACGGGGAAGCTCGTGGCCGGCGTGCGGGCACTGAAGGAGGAGTACGAGTTCGCCGCTGACACCGTCGAGACCATCGGCGACCTCACCCGGGAGGGCGAGCGACTGCTCGCCGACGCCGAGCCGGGGGGTGAGCCGGGCGACGAACTCCTCGAGGAACTCGGCGACCTGATGGACTTCAACCACGGCCTGCTGTCGGCGCTGGGCGTCTCCGCGCGCTCGCTGGACCGGATGGTCTGGACCGCGCGGGAGGCCGAGGCCACGGGCGCGAAGCTGACCGGCGCCGGCGGCGGGGGCTGTATCGTGGCGCTCGACCCGAGCGAGGCCACCGAGCGCGCGCTGGCGTACTCCCCCGGCTGTGAGGAGAGCTTCCGTGCCGAACTCGCGACCGAAGGGGTGCGGGCCGAATGA
- the eno gene encoding phosphopyruvate hydratase, protein MTRISGVSLRRVLDSRGNPTVEADVLTASGGFGRAAAPSGASTGEHEAIELPPGEAIAAARKHAVPRLVETAHAGNQREVDAALRGADGTENFSEIGANSAVAISMAAAKAGADVLGAPLYQHLGGAFRGENFPVPLGNVVGGGEHAADATHIQEFLAAPVGAPSVSEAVFANAAVHETVGEILTERGIPAAKGDEGAWAPAIDDAEAFEIVAAACERVAEDVGFDIQFGLDIAASELWDGDAYQYGETSRTPEEQIDYVAELVREYDLAYVEDPVEENDFDGFAALTERVGSETLLCGDDLFVTNTERLETGIEQGAGNSILIKPNQIGTLSLAVDAIETATRNGFTPVISHRSGETEDTTIAHLAVATGAPFIKTGTVGGERTAKLNELIRIAEDAV, encoded by the coding sequence ATGACGCGAATCAGCGGCGTCTCGCTCCGGCGCGTGCTCGACTCCCGTGGCAACCCCACGGTCGAGGCCGACGTGCTGACGGCGTCGGGCGGCTTCGGCCGCGCGGCAGCCCCATCCGGGGCCAGTACCGGCGAGCACGAGGCCATCGAGCTCCCACCCGGCGAAGCGATCGCCGCGGCCCGGAAGCACGCGGTCCCCCGACTCGTGGAGACGGCCCACGCGGGGAACCAGCGCGAGGTCGACGCCGCGCTCCGCGGTGCCGACGGCACCGAGAACTTCTCGGAGATCGGCGCCAACAGCGCGGTCGCCATCTCGATGGCCGCCGCCAAGGCCGGCGCCGACGTGCTCGGGGCGCCGCTGTATCAACACCTCGGCGGCGCGTTCCGCGGGGAGAACTTCCCCGTGCCGCTGGGTAACGTCGTGGGCGGCGGCGAACACGCCGCCGACGCGACCCACATTCAGGAGTTCCTCGCAGCACCCGTGGGGGCGCCCTCCGTGTCGGAGGCCGTCTTCGCCAACGCCGCGGTCCACGAGACCGTCGGCGAGATCCTCACCGAGCGTGGCATCCCCGCCGCCAAAGGTGACGAGGGCGCGTGGGCGCCGGCGATCGACGACGCGGAAGCGTTCGAGATCGTTGCGGCCGCCTGCGAACGGGTCGCCGAGGACGTCGGGTTCGATATCCAGTTCGGTCTCGACATCGCCGCCTCGGAGCTCTGGGACGGCGACGCCTACCAGTACGGCGAGACGAGCCGAACGCCCGAGGAACAGATCGACTACGTGGCTGAGTTGGTCCGCGAGTACGATCTGGCCTACGTCGAGGACCCCGTCGAGGAGAACGACTTCGACGGGTTCGCGGCGCTGACCGAGCGTGTGGGTAGCGAGACGCTGCTGTGTGGCGACGACCTGTTCGTCACCAACACCGAGCGACTCGAAACGGGCATCGAGCAGGGCGCTGGCAACAGCATCCTGATCAAGCCCAACCAGATCGGGACGCTCTCGCTGGCGGTCGACGCCATCGAGACCGCGACCCGCAACGGGTTCACGCCCGTGATCTCCCACCGCTCGGGGGAGACCGAGGACACGACGATCGCACACCTCGCCGTCGCGACGGGGGCCCCGTTCATCAAGACGGGCACCGTCGGGGGCGAGCGAACCGCCAAACTCAACGAACTCATCCGCATCGCGGAGGACGCTGTATGA
- a CDS encoding ATP-binding protein, which translates to MDDGGVDLPDLVTDLDINVVVHDPESGRIVDVDRSAAELYGRPRQRLRGMSIGDLTPPSTRFTQQDAVSRVRTAATGESGSFEWQIQRANGELRWIRVHLGATTIDGVEYVVAEIEDITEYRAREQRLRLLSRIVRHNLRNRANVLMGYADRISRAIEDEALEEEIETIMDVTTEVGTLSDSVRQLEEIAEPDATERTIVDLGELVAPVVADFREEYPEVDLSYEASPGVHVVADQGLEYAIEHAIENAIVHNDQATPTVSVSVSEDTGRKNGKVQVRDNGPPIPESEIRVLEADVESSSTYHGSGVGLWIIQWCVDSLGGELRFGENEPRGNVLDVFLPRSDAVSG; encoded by the coding sequence ATGGACGATGGTGGGGTCGATCTCCCCGATCTGGTGACGGACCTAGACATCAACGTGGTCGTCCACGATCCGGAATCCGGGAGGATCGTCGACGTAGACCGCTCCGCTGCGGAGCTCTACGGACGCCCACGGCAGCGGCTTCGAGGGATGTCGATCGGGGACTTGACACCCCCGTCGACGCGGTTCACACAGCAGGACGCAGTCTCGCGTGTCCGGACGGCGGCCACGGGCGAGTCCGGCAGCTTCGAGTGGCAGATCCAACGGGCCAACGGGGAGCTACGCTGGATTCGGGTCCACCTCGGCGCGACAACCATCGACGGGGTCGAGTACGTCGTCGCCGAGATCGAGGACATCACCGAGTACCGAGCCCGCGAGCAGCGGCTCCGACTTCTGAGCAGGATCGTCCGACACAACCTCCGGAACCGGGCGAACGTGCTGATGGGCTACGCCGACAGGATCAGCCGGGCCATCGAGGACGAAGCGCTCGAAGAGGAGATCGAGACGATCATGGACGTCACCACCGAGGTCGGGACGCTGAGCGACTCGGTTCGCCAACTGGAGGAGATCGCCGAGCCCGACGCAACCGAACGAACGATCGTCGACCTCGGAGAGCTGGTGGCGCCGGTGGTCGCCGATTTCAGAGAGGAGTACCCCGAGGTCGACCTCAGCTACGAGGCGTCGCCGGGCGTCCACGTCGTCGCCGACCAAGGACTCGAGTACGCGATCGAACACGCCATCGAGAACGCGATCGTCCACAACGATCAGGCCACCCCGACCGTGTCGGTGAGCGTGAGCGAGGACACCGGTCGAAAGAACGGGAAGGTCCAGGTCCGGGACAACGGGCCGCCGATCCCCGAGAGCGAGATCAGGGTCCTCGAGGCCGACGTGGAGTCGAGCAGCACGTACCACGGCTCGGGCGTCGGGCTCTGGATCATCCAGTGGTGTGTCGACTCGCTGGGCGGCGAGCTCAGGTTCGGGGAGAACGAGCCCCGGGGAAACGTCCTCGACGTGTTCCTGCCGAGGAGCGACGCGGTGAGCGGGTAA
- the rpsB gene encoding 30S ribosomal protein S2: MSESENDETEPAEEEVAAEAAESEAAAETASDDEAETESRFDENVMPEGEEADLLIPVEDYLSAGVHIGTQQKTADMERFIHRVRDDGLYVLDVSQTDGRIRTAAEFLSNYDPEQVLVTSSRQYGRFPAEKFADAIGARARTGRFIPGTLTNPKYDGYIEPDVVVVTDPIGDAQAVKEAITVGIPVIAMCDSNNAVSNVDLVIPTNNKGRRALSVVYWLLANETLDNRGAEPTYALDDFEAGL, translated from the coding sequence ATGAGCGAAAGCGAGAACGACGAGACAGAACCCGCCGAGGAGGAGGTGGCCGCCGAGGCCGCCGAGTCCGAGGCGGCGGCAGAGACCGCCTCGGACGACGAGGCAGAAACAGAATCCCGGTTCGACGAGAACGTCATGCCCGAGGGCGAGGAGGCCGACCTCCTCATCCCCGTGGAGGACTACCTCTCGGCTGGGGTCCACATCGGGACCCAGCAGAAGACCGCGGACATGGAGCGGTTCATCCACCGCGTCCGTGACGACGGCCTCTACGTGCTCGACGTGAGCCAGACGGACGGCCGCATCCGAACGGCTGCGGAGTTCCTCTCCAACTACGACCCCGAGCAGGTGCTCGTCACCTCCTCGCGGCAGTACGGTCGGTTCCCGGCCGAGAAGTTCGCGGACGCCATCGGCGCCCGCGCACGCACCGGTCGGTTCATCCCGGGCACCCTGACGAACCCCAAGTACGACGGCTACATCGAGCCGGACGTCGTGGTCGTCACGGACCCGATCGGCGACGCACAGGCGGTGAAGGAGGCCATCACGGTCGGCATCCCCGTCATCGCCATGTGTGACTCGAACAACGCCGTCTCGAACGTCGACCTGGTCATCCCGACCAACAACAAGGGTCGACGTGCGCTGTCGGTCGTCTACTGGCTGCTGGCCAACGAGACGCTCGACAACCGCGGCGCCGAGCCCACCTACGCCCTCGACGACTTCGAGGCGGGGCTCTAG
- a CDS encoding YIP1 family protein → MTTWVENPEGGRDRGPRALARAWAEVIVRPRRFFRNGIAPADQAPGLVFGVLVALGAVGGRLATGDLPSFETVDAIPPFVPETGPVRVLLVLMGVGLFLAPATFHLAAAVETVGLSLLAPDRAGVSETVQIIAYATAPCLLTAVPWAPLRVACCLYGAGLLVVGTAVRHRTTLPRAAMAAAVPAALVFGYGFGGFAAAGL, encoded by the coding sequence ATGACGACGTGGGTGGAGAACCCAGAGGGGGGGCGCGACCGCGGGCCGCGGGCGCTCGCCCGGGCGTGGGCGGAGGTGATCGTCCGACCGCGGCGGTTCTTCCGGAACGGGATCGCGCCGGCCGATCAGGCGCCCGGGCTGGTGTTCGGCGTACTCGTCGCCCTGGGTGCGGTCGGCGGGCGCCTGGCGACGGGCGACCTCCCGAGCTTCGAGACCGTCGACGCCATCCCGCCGTTCGTCCCCGAGACGGGGCCGGTTCGAGTGCTGTTGGTCCTCATGGGCGTCGGCCTGTTTCTCGCCCCGGCGACGTTCCACCTCGCGGCGGCGGTCGAGACGGTCGGGCTGTCGCTGCTGGCCCCGGACCGGGCGGGCGTGAGCGAGACGGTGCAGATCATCGCCTATGCGACCGCCCCGTGTCTGCTGACCGCGGTGCCGTGGGCGCCGCTCCGGGTGGCGTGCTGTCTGTACGGTGCGGGGCTGTTGGTCGTCGGGACCGCGGTCCGGCACCGAACGACGCTGCCGCGGGCGGCGATGGCGGCGGCGGTCCCGGCCGCGTTGGTGTTCGGCTACGGCTTCGGCGGGTTCGCGGCCGCCGGGCTCTGA
- a CDS encoding thymidine kinase → MHEITGSGFVEVVAGSMFSGKTEELLRRLRRAEIAGQDVAAFTPAIDDRYGETTIGSHEGRQWEAQVIDNVGEGVWDIQDHLNGEEVVAIDEANFFDKDLVNVCNVLANDGRRVIVSGTDITFRGEPFTPLPELMAIAEYVDKLRAICTECGEPATRNQRLVDGEPAHIDDPTIVVGAEESYEARCRNCHTLRTD, encoded by the coding sequence ATGCACGAGATCACCGGGAGCGGCTTCGTCGAGGTCGTGGCCGGGTCGATGTTCTCGGGGAAGACCGAGGAGCTGCTCCGGCGACTTCGCCGGGCCGAGATCGCGGGACAGGACGTGGCAGCGTTCACGCCAGCCATCGACGACCGCTACGGCGAGACCACCATCGGCTCCCACGAGGGCCGTCAGTGGGAGGCACAGGTGATCGACAACGTCGGCGAGGGCGTCTGGGACATCCAGGACCACCTCAACGGCGAGGAGGTCGTCGCCATCGACGAGGCGAACTTCTTCGATAAGGACCTCGTCAACGTCTGTAACGTCCTCGCCAACGACGGCCGGCGCGTTATCGTCTCGGGGACGGACATCACGTTCCGCGGCGAGCCGTTCACGCCGCTGCCGGAGCTGATGGCCATCGCCGAGTACGTCGATAAGCTCCGGGCGATCTGTACGGAGTGTGGCGAGCCGGCGACCCGGAACCAACGGCTGGTCGACGGTGAGCCGGCACACATCGACGACCCGACCATCGTCGTCGGCGCCGAGGAGTCTTACGAGGCACGGTGTCGGAACTGTCACACCCTCCGGACCGACTGA
- a CDS encoding DHH family phosphoesterase, translating to MGNCIICGADTQGHICQSHEEDVVFEFRGDSPDQLVENRFYRGVVDGYADFGVFIDLSPSVTGLLHRSELDGRLESLDWEPGDTVFVQVKNVRDNGNIDLTSSIRQAEREFRGMLIQDGTEEQLPEDDEGNGSEEVEAGNGRERNGESVAATTSEEESTDEATETDEPAAETADDESVTDAAEPEEASEEDEPEAKAESEPETEAEPESEPEAEDVTRREIGDLSDRVGEEVRIEGEVVSVRQTGGPTVFELRDESGVVDCAAFVEAGVRAYPEIEVGDIVRLDGEVELRHDELQVETEALVALEGEEAEEVERRLADAMTERARPDEATLVAEDDAVAAASEELLDAAEAIRRAVLESRPIVVRHAATADGYVAGVALERAILPMVREEHAESDAEYHYVTRRPLEESVYGMNDATNDVTRMLQDRDRHDEKLPLVVLAGTASTVESEDGLEMLGIYGAQRVVVDAAPADPEIADAAEVLVNPAADGLSTGALASSLASTVTPEVREEIAHLPAVSYWQDTPEAYVDAASEAGFDAEAVTELREAVALEAFYQSYDEKRELVGDLLFGESVEAIAAGAPEDAAESETLAGHIATQFREKMDTEVETAEANFETSETDGIEVAVLDTDSYTHKYDFPPSSLLLDELHRRGDASVTIGVAMDELWVRADADIDLREVAREAASNAPGAGLTAAGLREGRIEFLSGAREEVEIAVVGAVVEQFD from the coding sequence ATGGGTAACTGCATTATCTGTGGCGCCGATACCCAGGGCCACATCTGTCAGTCGCACGAGGAAGACGTGGTGTTCGAGTTCCGGGGCGACAGCCCGGACCAGCTCGTCGAGAACCGATTCTACCGCGGCGTCGTCGACGGCTACGCCGACTTCGGCGTGTTCATCGACCTCTCGCCGAGCGTGACCGGCCTGCTCCACCGTTCGGAGCTCGACGGTCGCCTCGAGAGCCTCGATTGGGAGCCGGGAGACACCGTGTTCGTCCAAGTCAAGAACGTCCGTGACAACGGCAACATCGACCTGACCTCCTCGATCCGGCAGGCCGAACGCGAGTTCCGCGGGATGCTGATCCAGGACGGCACCGAGGAACAGCTGCCGGAGGACGACGAGGGAAACGGGAGTGAGGAGGTCGAAGCGGGAAACGGACGTGAGCGGAACGGCGAGTCCGTAGCCGCGACGACCTCCGAGGAGGAGTCGACGGACGAGGCCACCGAAACGGACGAGCCCGCGGCGGAAACGGCCGACGACGAGTCGGTGACCGACGCTGCGGAGCCCGAAGAAGCGAGCGAGGAGGACGAGCCCGAGGCCAAGGCTGAATCCGAGCCCGAAACGGAAGCTGAGCCCGAGTCCGAACCCGAAGCCGAGGACGTGACCCGCCGCGAGATCGGCGACCTCTCCGACCGCGTCGGCGAGGAAGTCCGTATCGAGGGCGAGGTCGTGAGTGTCCGCCAGACCGGCGGCCCGACCGTGTTCGAACTCCGTGACGAGAGCGGCGTCGTCGACTGTGCGGCGTTCGTCGAGGCGGGCGTCCGCGCCTACCCCGAGATCGAGGTCGGTGACATCGTCCGACTGGACGGTGAGGTCGAACTCCGCCACGACGAACTGCAGGTCGAGACCGAGGCGCTGGTCGCCCTGGAGGGCGAGGAGGCCGAGGAAGTCGAACGGCGACTCGCCGACGCGATGACCGAGCGCGCCCGCCCCGACGAGGCGACGCTGGTGGCCGAAGACGACGCCGTCGCGGCCGCGAGCGAGGAACTGCTCGACGCCGCAGAGGCGATCCGCCGCGCCGTGCTCGAGTCCCGACCGATCGTCGTCCGACACGCCGCGACCGCCGACGGCTACGTCGCCGGTGTGGCGCTCGAACGCGCGATCCTCCCGATGGTCCGCGAGGAGCACGCCGAGAGCGACGCCGAGTACCACTACGTGACCCGGCGCCCGCTCGAGGAGTCGGTGTACGGCATGAACGACGCGACCAACGACGTGACCCGGATGCTGCAGGACCGGGACCGTCACGACGAGAAGCTGCCGCTGGTCGTGCTCGCCGGCACCGCCTCCACGGTCGAGAGCGAGGACGGCCTGGAGATGCTGGGCATCTACGGGGCACAGCGCGTCGTCGTCGACGCCGCGCCCGCCGACCCCGAGATCGCCGACGCGGCCGAGGTGCTGGTCAACCCGGCCGCCGACGGCCTCTCGACGGGCGCGCTCGCCTCGTCGCTGGCCTCGACGGTCACCCCCGAGGTCCGCGAGGAGATCGCCCACCTGCCGGCGGTCAGCTACTGGCAGGACACCCCCGAGGCCTACGTCGACGCCGCCAGCGAGGCCGGCTTCGACGCCGAGGCCGTGACGGAACTCCGTGAGGCCGTCGCACTGGAGGCGTTCTACCAGTCCTACGACGAGAAGCGCGAACTGGTCGGCGACCTGCTGTTCGGCGAGTCCGTCGAGGCCATCGCCGCCGGCGCGCCGGAGGACGCCGCCGAGTCCGAGACGCTCGCAGGTCACATCGCCACCCAGTTCCGCGAGAAGATGGATACCGAGGTCGAGACCGCCGAGGCGAACTTCGAGACCAGCGAGACCGACGGGATCGAGGTCGCCGTGCTCGATACGGATTCGTACACCCACAAGTACGACTTCCCGCCGAGTTCGCTCCTACTGGACGAACTCCACCGCCGCGGCGACGCGAGCGTGACGATCGGCGTCGCGATGGACGAACTTTGGGTCCGCGCGGACGCGGACATCGACCTGCGCGAGGTCGCCCGCGAGGCGGCCTCGAACGCGCCGGGCGCCGGCCTCACGGCCGCGGGCCTGCGCGAGGGGCGCATCGAGTTCCTCTCGGGTGCCCGCGAGGAAGTCGAGATCGCCGTCGTCGGCGCCGTCGTCGAGCAGTTCGACTGA